Sequence from the Salinicoccus sp. Bachu38 genome:
CGACAATCGAAGTATTGCCATCGGACATGGGTGGGGAGTATGATAACCTCAGGACACTGATGGATGCCAAGCCTGATATTCTGAACCATAACATTGAGACGGTGGAGCGCCTGACGCCAAGAGTCCGTGCAAAGGCGAAATACCATCGGACGCTTGAACTGCTCAGGCGTTCAAAAGAGATGTATCCGGATATTCCGACCAAATCGAGCATCATGGTCGGCCTTGGCGAGACGGTCGAGGAACTCCACCAGACGATGGACGACCTTCGTGCGAATGATGTCGACATACTGACGATCGGCCAGTACCTGCAGCCTTCAAGGAAGCACCTCAAAGTCCAGAAGTACTATACGCCGCTTGAATTCGGCAAACTGAGGAAAGTGGCGATGGAAAAAGGCTTCAAGCACTGTGAAGCCGGGCCGATGGTCCGTTCAAGCTATCATGCCGATGAGCAGGTGAACGAAGCTGCCAAGGCAAGGCAGGCCAAAGGTGATGAACTATTGAAAGGTGAGTAGTACTATGATTACGATAGATCATATGCATTTTGAACTGGTTGAAGATTACCGGGATGCTTTTGATGAAGAACAATTTAAAAAGAAGTATAGCGAAGTGCTCAATAAATATGATTATATCGTTGGAGATATCGGCTATGAGAAGCTGAGGCTGACCGGCTTCTACCGGGATGGCAAATCCAAGGTGGAACGGGACAAGAAGTACAGTGCCATACAGGACTACCTCTATGAGTACTGCAACTTCGGCTGTGCCTACTTCGTATTGCGCAAAATCCCGAAATCGGAAATGAAGGCGGGGCAGGAAGCGGATGAAGAAAGCACAAGCACCGGAACTTCACCCGAGGGACAGGGCCCGGGGCCGGAACCACAGAAGAACAAGACGCTCGCCGCCCATCAGCCTGTGGACGGGGAATGAGGAAAAGCCTGCTCCCCGATTCGGGGGAGCAGGCTTCATTCTTATCCACACATATTTTCTTCAGACGATGATTTCCGAGAGGAACGCCTCCACTTCCGAAGCTTCCTCGTCGGTGTACCCCAGTATATGGGCGATATATCCTTCCTCTTCGAGATCATCCGGGCCGATGATGCCGAACCGGTTGCCCTGTGTGTTCAGGACCAGGCTTTTGCCGAAATAGCGGTCCGTCTGGATGATGGCCAGATCGTACCGCCCATGTTCGCCCACAAAGCTGACATAGCGGGTATAGGTATCTTCTGATTCATCGTAAAGAAAGAAGTCGATCAAAGGGTTCCCCTCCAGTTCAAGTGTACTGGAATTATGCTATCATATTATTGGGAGAGTTACAAAAGAACTATTATGGGAGTGTCGATGGATGTATTTTGTAGACAAGGATATACTGCTTGAACGATTGGACTATATAGAGGACCTTGCAGCCGATTTCGACAGGAAGGAAGGGCTTGCGCTCGAGCGCACATGCCATATGCTGATTGAAGCGGTGGTCGATGTCGGCAACATGATCATCGATGCTTTCATCCTGCGCGATCCGGGAAGCTACCAGGATGTCATGGACATCATGGAAAATGAGGGTGCGATCCCGCCGGAGGATAACGGGCATTTCCGCGAAACATTCAGATGGCGGAGCGAACTGACACGCAACTATACGCAGCTGGACCACCGGGCGATGAAGGAGAGTTTCCAGAAGCATCTGCCGGCATACAGGGATTTCAAAGGCAATGTCTTCGCCTTCTTTGAAAATGAGGGACAGGCGATCACTGCGTTCGGGGGAGATCAGCATGAAGTATGAAGGCTACCTGATCGACCTTGACGGCACGATGTACAGTGGGAACACCGTTATAGACGGGGCCATCGACTTCATCGACCGGTTGAACCAAAATGGCATCCCGTATGTTTTCCTGACCAACAATGCCACAAAAACACAGTGGGAAGCGGCACAGAAGCTGATCGACATGGGGTTTGACATCCATCCGGAAACACTCTATACATCAGCGATGGCAACGGCCGCCTACCTCGAAACGGAGCAGCCCGGAGCACGCGTCCATGTGATCGGTTCCGAAAGTCTGAAATCAACCCTTGCGGATTCTGGATTCACCCTTGCGGATTCCGATGTGGATTATGTGGTGATGGGGCTGGATACGGCCATCAACTATGAAAAACTGTCGCTCGGTGCCCGGCTGATTGCCGGCGGGGCAAAATTCATCTCCACCAATCCGGACCGGAAATTTCCGACAGAGGCGGGGCTCGTGCCGGGGAATGGTGCGCTCGTATCGGTGCTCGTGAATACGACGGATGTGGAGCCGGTCACAATCGGAAAGCCCCAGGGCATCATACTGGAGGCGGCCGTCTCCACGCTCGGACTGCCGAAGGACAGGGTGCTGCTCGTCGGCGACAACTATGACACCGATATCCGTACCGGTCTCGATAATGGCGTGGATACGCTCCATGTCAATACGGGCGTCACATCTGGAGAGGCAGTGAAGAAACAGGCAAGACAGCCTGAATACATGATCGATCATCTGAAAGAATGGAGTGTGGAGTAAGTGAAGAAAATTGTAATCACCCGAAAAATCAATCCGAACATGATTGAAAAGCTGAAGAAGGACTTTGAAGTGGTCGTATGGAATGAAGACGAGAAGCCGATGCC
This genomic interval carries:
- the lipA gene encoding lipoyl synthase, whose protein sequence is MATKNEEILRKPDWLKIKLNTNKNYTGLKKMMREKNLHTVCEEAKCPNIHECWAERRTATFMILGAICTRACRFCAVKTGLPNELDWDEPNRVAESVQMMNLKHVVITAVARDDLKDGGSRVYAETVRKVREENPFTTIEVLPSDMGGEYDNLRTLMDAKPDILNHNIETVERLTPRVRAKAKYHRTLELLRRSKEMYPDIPTKSSIMVGLGETVEELHQTMDDLRANDVDILTIGQYLQPSRKHLKVQKYYTPLEFGKLRKVAMEKGFKHCEAGPMVRSSYHADEQVNEAAKARQAKGDELLKGE
- a CDS encoding YutD family protein; the protein is MITIDHMHFELVEDYRDAFDEEQFKKKYSEVLNKYDYIVGDIGYEKLRLTGFYRDGKSKVERDKKYSAIQDYLYEYCNFGCAYFVLRKIPKSEMKAGQEADEESTSTGTSPEGQGPGPEPQKNKTLAAHQPVDGE
- a CDS encoding DUF3055 domain-containing protein — encoded protein: MIDFFLYDESEDTYTRYVSFVGEHGRYDLAIIQTDRYFGKSLVLNTQGNRFGIIGPDDLEEEGYIAHILGYTDEEASEVEAFLSEIIV
- a CDS encoding DUF86 domain-containing protein; the encoded protein is MYFVDKDILLERLDYIEDLAADFDRKEGLALERTCHMLIEAVVDVGNMIIDAFILRDPGSYQDVMDIMENEGAIPPEDNGHFRETFRWRSELTRNYTQLDHRAMKESFQKHLPAYRDFKGNVFAFFENEGQAITAFGGDQHEV
- a CDS encoding TIGR01457 family HAD-type hydrolase, which produces MKYEGYLIDLDGTMYSGNTVIDGAIDFIDRLNQNGIPYVFLTNNATKTQWEAAQKLIDMGFDIHPETLYTSAMATAAYLETEQPGARVHVIGSESLKSTLADSGFTLADSDVDYVVMGLDTAINYEKLSLGARLIAGGAKFISTNPDRKFPTEAGLVPGNGALVSVLVNTTDVEPVTIGKPQGIILEAAVSTLGLPKDRVLLVGDNYDTDIRTGLDNGVDTLHVNTGVTSGEAVKKQARQPEYMIDHLKEWSVE